From bacterium, the proteins below share one genomic window:
- a CDS encoding monovalent cation/H+ antiporter subunit D family protein (subunit D of antiporter complex involved in resistance to high concentrations of Na+, K+, Li+ and/or alkali; contains an oxidoreductase domain; catalyzes the transfer of electrons from NADH to ubiquinone): MAIVAALCLPLLGAAGVQILGRFVSDNARDAWTVLIGIATFSQVLRLVEPVLDGARPSIGLPDWMPGLGLGFEVEPLGLLFGLVASGLWILTSLYGFGYMRGHHEKNQTRFFTCFALAISAALGIAFAGDLVTLFLFYEILTFSTFPLVTHAGTEAAVKAGRLYLGILVSTSVLFLLLAILWTSTLADDLGFRPGGILEGRIEGTQATLLLLLFSYGIGKAALMPFHRWLPAAMVAPTPVSALLHAVAVVKAGVFSVLKIAVYVFGFDMLSTGGLSDLVAWIAAITILAASVRALSLDGFKPRLAYSTISQLSYIVLGAMLATGTAAMGAGLHILMHAIGKITLFFVAGAVYVVAHKDKVSQLDGLGRKMPFTFGAFCVASFSIIGLPPFGGAWSKWFLVTGAFEADQFWLGMVFMVSSLLSIGYLMPIVVRAFFRPLPEGEEGGVADAPLLMLLPICTTALLCFVAFFYTDAVYDLLAPAFGLE, from the coding sequence ATGGCGATCGTCGCTGCCCTCTGTCTGCCGCTCCTCGGCGCGGCGGGTGTGCAGATCCTCGGGCGCTTCGTCTCGGACAACGCCCGGGACGCGTGGACGGTCCTGATCGGGATCGCGACCTTCTCCCAGGTGCTCCGGCTCGTCGAACCCGTGCTGGACGGGGCGCGCCCGAGCATCGGCCTGCCGGACTGGATGCCGGGCCTGGGCCTCGGCTTCGAGGTCGAGCCGCTGGGGCTGCTCTTCGGCCTCGTGGCGTCGGGGCTGTGGATCCTGACCTCGCTCTACGGCTTCGGGTACATGCGAGGCCACCACGAGAAGAACCAGACGCGGTTCTTCACCTGCTTCGCCCTCGCGATCTCCGCCGCCCTGGGCATCGCCTTCGCCGGCGACCTCGTCACGCTCTTCCTCTTCTACGAGATCCTGACCTTCTCGACCTTCCCGCTCGTGACCCACGCCGGGACGGAGGCGGCGGTCAAGGCGGGGCGGCTCTACCTGGGGATCCTGGTCTCGACCTCGGTCCTCTTCCTGCTCCTCGCGATCCTCTGGACGTCGACCCTCGCGGACGATCTCGGCTTCCGCCCCGGTGGCATCCTCGAAGGCAGGATCGAAGGCACGCAGGCCACGCTCCTTCTGCTGCTCTTCTCCTACGGGATCGGGAAGGCGGCGCTCATGCCCTTCCATCGCTGGCTGCCGGCCGCGATGGTCGCACCCACGCCCGTCTCGGCGCTCCTCCACGCCGTCGCCGTCGTGAAGGCCGGTGTCTTCTCCGTGCTCAAGATCGCGGTCTACGTGTTCGGATTCGACATGCTGTCGACCGGCGGGCTTTCGGATCTCGTCGCCTGGATCGCGGCGATCACGATCCTCGCCGCGTCGGTCCGGGCGCTCTCCCTCGACGGGTTCAAGCCGCGACTCGCCTACTCCACGATCAGCCAGCTCTCCTACATCGTGCTCGGGGCCATGCTCGCGACGGGAACGGCGGCCATGGGCGCGGGTCTCCACATCCTGATGCACGCCATCGGCAAGATCACGCTCTTCTTCGTCGCCGGCGCCGTCTACGTCGTGGCCCACAAGGACAAGGTCAGTCAGCTCGACGGCCTCGGCCGCAAGATGCCCTTCACCTTCGGCGCCTTCTGCGTGGCCAGCTTTTCGATCATCGGGCTGCCGCCCTTCGGCGGCGCCTGGAGCAAGTGGTTCCTCGTGACCGGCGCCTTCGAGGCCGACCAGTTCTGGCTCGGCATGGTCTTCATGGTGAGCTCGCTGCTCTCGATCGGCTATCTGATGCCCATCGTCGTGCGCGCCTTCTTCCGGCCGCTGCCCGAAGGTGAGGAGGGCGGCGTCGCCGACGCGCCGCTGCTCATGCTGCTCCCGATCTGCACGACGGCGCTCCTCTGCTTCGTCGCGTTCTTCTACACCGATGCGGTCTACGACCTGCTCGCCCCGGCGTTCGGGCTGGAATAG
- a CDS encoding Na+/H+ antiporter subunit E — protein sequence MKRAIVLFAALYGTWLLLSGHYTATLMIYGALSCAAVVAIVMHLGIVDDEAVPTQLGPGHVFYLPWLAKEIVLSNLSVARVILSPSLPIRPRILQVEASQASDVAQVIYANSITLTPGTVTLDVRDGKLLVHALTSDSAEGLLSGEMDRRVAALEGATARETAAGSDA from the coding sequence ATGAAGCGAGCGATCGTGCTCTTCGCCGCCCTCTACGGCACCTGGCTCCTGCTCTCGGGACACTACACCGCCACCCTGATGATCTACGGCGCACTGTCGTGCGCGGCGGTCGTCGCGATCGTGATGCATCTCGGGATCGTCGACGACGAAGCGGTGCCGACCCAACTCGGCCCGGGTCACGTGTTCTACCTGCCGTGGCTCGCCAAGGAGATCGTGCTGTCGAACCTGTCGGTGGCGCGCGTGATCCTGTCGCCCTCGCTGCCGATCCGTCCGCGCATCCTGCAGGTCGAGGCCAGCCAGGCATCCGACGTCGCGCAGGTGATCTACGCGAACTCGATCACTCTGACGCCGGGGACGGTGACCCTCGACGTGCGCGACGGAAAGCTCCTCGTCCACGCGCTGACGAGCGACTCCGCGGAGGGGCTCCTGAGCGGCGAGATGGACCGCCGCGTCGCGGCTCTCGAAGGCGCGACCGCGCGCGAGACGGCGGCCGGGAGCGACGCGTGA
- the mnhG gene encoding monovalent cation/H(+) antiporter subunit G has translation MDGLRDILVWACLVGGGLFSVIGGIGLLRMPDFYTRTHAASLTDTMGATLILLGLAIHNGIDLVTVKLVIIFLFLFLTSPTAAHALVKAAYSKGLEAPDVQEATGAAEAIRNEALEAARRGEGT, from the coding sequence ATGGACGGTCTGCGCGACATCCTCGTCTGGGCCTGCCTCGTGGGCGGGGGCCTCTTCTCCGTGATCGGGGGCATCGGCCTGCTGCGGATGCCCGACTTCTACACGCGGACCCATGCGGCGAGCCTCACGGACACGATGGGCGCGACGCTGATCCTGCTGGGGCTCGCGATCCACAACGGGATCGACCTCGTCACGGTCAAGCTCGTGATCATCTTCCTCTTTCTCTTCCTGACGAGCCCGACCGCCGCCCACGCCCTCGTGAAGGCGGCCTACTCGAAGGGACTCGAGGCGCCGGACGTCCAGGAAGCGACCGGGGCCGCGGAAGCGATCCGGAACGAGGCGCTCGAGGCCGCGCGGCGCGGGGAGGGCACCTGA
- a CDS encoding DUF4040 domain-containing protein: MGEQAMGAAIEASLFLLMIVLAVVIARLRSLFAAAMLFGIFSLLAAGMQTMMDAVDVAFTEAAVGAGISTVLFLGALGLTTSNETRPLHHRVIGLAVVTATGLLLAYGTLDMPAYGDPNAPIHRHVAPHYLVDSSAEIGIPNVVTSVLASYRGYDTYGETTVVLTAAVGAILLLGGFVTRSGDPDRRDGDGEGA, translated from the coding sequence ATGGGCGAGCAGGCCATGGGCGCGGCCATCGAGGCGAGCCTCTTCCTCCTGATGATCGTCCTCGCGGTCGTGATCGCGCGGCTGCGCAGCCTCTTCGCGGCGGCGATGCTCTTCGGCATCTTCTCGCTCCTCGCGGCGGGCATGCAGACCATGATGGACGCGGTCGACGTCGCCTTCACCGAGGCGGCGGTCGGCGCCGGGATCTCGACCGTCCTCTTCCTGGGCGCCCTCGGGCTCACGACCTCGAATGAGACGCGCCCGCTCCACCACCGCGTGATCGGACTCGCCGTCGTGACCGCCACCGGGCTCCTGCTCGCCTACGGCACCCTCGACATGCCGGCCTACGGCGATCCGAATGCACCGATCCATCGGCACGTCGCGCCGCACTACCTGGTCGATTCGAGTGCCGAGATCGGGATTCCGAACGTCGTGACGTCGGTCCTGGCCAGCTATCGCGGCTACGACACGTACGGAGAGACGACCGTGGTCCTCACGGCGGCCGTGGGCGCGATCCTCCTCCTCGGCGGATTCGTGACGCGGAGCGGAGACCCGGATCGTCGAGACGGCGACGGGGAGGGCGCATGA
- a CDS encoding VIT family protein — protein sequence MHTDEIHRSRHLGWLRAAVLGANDGIVSTASLVLGVAAAEASRGGVLTAGVAGLVAGAMSMAAGEYVSVHSQKDAEEADLRRERQELEDDPEFELEELTQIYVARGVDLATAERVAEQLMAHDALDAHAREELGILEHATARPVQAALASGTTFAVGAAVPLLALAVLPIERAVPGVGGLSLVALAGLGALGANAGGAPMARGAARVTLWGAAAMFLTTVVGQLFGAAL from the coding sequence ATGCACACCGACGAAATCCATCGAAGCCGTCACCTCGGCTGGCTCCGGGCCGCCGTGCTCGGCGCGAACGACGGCATCGTCTCGACCGCGAGCCTCGTGCTCGGGGTCGCCGCCGCCGAAGCGAGCCGCGGCGGGGTCCTCACGGCGGGGGTCGCGGGGCTGGTGGCCGGCGCGATGTCGATGGCCGCCGGCGAGTACGTCTCGGTCCACTCCCAGAAGGACGCCGAGGAGGCCGACCTCCGCCGGGAGCGCCAGGAACTCGAAGACGATCCCGAGTTCGAGCTCGAGGAGCTGACCCAGATCTACGTCGCGCGTGGAGTCGACCTGGCGACCGCGGAGCGGGTCGCCGAACAGCTGATGGCCCACGACGCGCTCGATGCCCACGCCCGGGAGGAGCTCGGGATCCTCGAGCACGCCACGGCGCGCCCGGTCCAGGCTGCGCTCGCTTCGGGAACGACCTTCGCCGTGGGCGCCGCGGTCCCGCTGCTCGCCCTCGCCGTGCTGCCGATCGAGCGTGCGGTACCCGGGGTCGGCGGCCTCTCCCTCGTCGCCCTCGCCGGGCTCGGCGCCCTCGGCGCGAACGCCGGCGGCGCGCCCATGGCCCGGGGCGCCGCGCGGGTCACGCTCTGGGGCGCCGCGGCGATGTTTCTGACCACCGTCGTCGGCCAACTCTTCGGCGCCGCGCTCTAG
- a CDS encoding Na(+)/H(+) antiporter subunit D, translating to MTDLLGAILQGSPPGLLLVLAAIPVALLPQRLSQPAMLVLPVIGLWQLFQMPAEFSQTLQVFDYTLEITRIDPLSRVFGIVFHIAAFIGVLYAAHQRDPLQAGASLIYAGAAIAAVFAGDLLTLFVWWELTAVSSVFLIWASRNERALRAGQRYLVIQVLSGLLLLAGAIDLYAESGSLTFEHIGLGSRGGLLVFLAFGIKACFPLLHGWMKDAYPEATVTGTVFLSGFTTKLAIYALARGYAGTEILIPIGAAMTAFPIFFAVIENDLRRVLSYSLNNQLGFMVVGIGIGTELALNGTVAHVFAHVIYKALLFMAMGAVLFRVGTIKASELGGLYKSMPWTAAFCIIGSISISGFPLTSGFVSKSMVLSAANAEHLLLASLVLLFASAGVLDHSGIKIPFFSFFAHDSGKRVEEAPKNMLAAMAIAAFLCIGVGVYPAPLYAILPYPVDYAPYTWTHVFTVLQLLIFAALGFVFLWKMGWYPPELRSTVLDVDWVWRRAFPAVWRGLVSVWKDAQETFLLIADAVRLRVLDLASASLSPWSRFGEPWPTGATAMWAAALLLAYLFLSY from the coding sequence ATGACTGATCTCCTCGGTGCCATCCTGCAGGGCTCGCCGCCCGGCCTCCTGCTCGTCCTCGCGGCGATCCCCGTCGCCCTCCTGCCCCAGCGCCTGTCCCAGCCGGCGATGCTGGTCCTGCCTGTGATCGGGCTCTGGCAGCTCTTCCAGATGCCTGCGGAGTTCTCGCAGACGCTCCAGGTCTTCGACTACACCCTCGAGATCACGCGGATCGATCCGCTCTCCCGGGTCTTCGGAATCGTCTTCCACATCGCCGCGTTCATCGGCGTCCTCTACGCGGCCCACCAGCGCGATCCGCTCCAGGCCGGCGCCTCGCTGATCTACGCCGGCGCGGCGATCGCTGCCGTCTTCGCAGGTGACCTGCTCACGCTCTTCGTCTGGTGGGAGCTGACCGCCGTCTCGTCGGTCTTCCTGATCTGGGCGAGCCGCAACGAGCGCGCCCTGCGCGCGGGGCAGCGGTACCTCGTGATCCAGGTCCTGTCCGGCCTGCTGCTCCTGGCCGGCGCGATCGATCTCTACGCGGAGTCCGGCTCGCTCACCTTCGAGCACATCGGCCTCGGCTCTCGCGGCGGCCTGCTGGTCTTCCTCGCCTTCGGGATCAAGGCCTGCTTCCCGCTGCTCCACGGCTGGATGAAGGACGCCTATCCCGAAGCGACGGTGACCGGCACGGTCTTCCTCTCCGGCTTCACGACGAAGCTCGCGATCTACGCCCTGGCGCGCGGCTACGCCGGGACCGAGATCCTGATCCCGATCGGCGCCGCCATGACGGCGTTCCCGATCTTCTTCGCCGTGATCGAGAACGATCTGCGTCGCGTCCTTTCGTACAGCCTGAACAACCAGCTCGGCTTCATGGTCGTCGGCATCGGGATCGGCACCGAGCTCGCCCTGAACGGCACCGTCGCCCACGTCTTCGCCCACGTGATCTACAAGGCGCTGCTCTTCATGGCGATGGGCGCCGTCCTCTTCCGGGTCGGGACGATCAAGGCGTCGGAGCTCGGTGGGCTCTACAAGTCGATGCCCTGGACCGCGGCGTTCTGCATCATCGGCTCCATCTCGATCTCCGGCTTCCCGCTCACCTCGGGCTTCGTGTCGAAGTCGATGGTGCTCTCGGCGGCGAATGCCGAGCACCTGCTCCTCGCCTCGTTGGTCCTCCTCTTCGCGAGCGCCGGCGTCCTCGACCACTCGGGCATCAAGATCCCGTTCTTCTCCTTCTTCGCCCACGACTCCGGCAAGCGCGTCGAGGAAGCGCCGAAGAACATGCTCGCCGCGATGGCCATCGCCGCGTTCCTCTGCATCGGCGTCGGCGTCTACCCGGCCCCGCTCTACGCGATCCTGCCGTACCCGGTCGACTACGCGCCCTACACGTGGACCCACGTCTTCACCGTGCTCCAGCTGCTGATCTTCGCGGCCCTGGGCTTCGTCTTCCTCTGGAAGATGGGCTGGTACCCGCCGGAGCTCCGCTCGACCGTCCTCGACGTCGATTGGGTCTGGCGGCGTGCGTTCCCGGCCGTCTGGCGTGGCCTCGTCAGCGTCTGGAAGGACGCCCAGGAGACCTTCCTGCTGATCGCGGACGCCGTCCGGCTCCGCGTGCTCGACCTGGCCTCCGCGTCCCTCTCGCCCTGGTCCCGCTTCGGTGAGCCCTGGCCGACCGGCGCGACCGCGATGTGGGCGGCGGCGCTGCTGCTCGCGTACCTGTTCCTGTCGTACTAG
- a CDS encoding monovalent cation/H+ antiporter subunit D family protein, with product MGAPLCFLLRKEALASAFTVAISFACLGISFGLLEQTMDGQILVYEFGGWPRPFGIEYRIDITNAFVLVVVSLVAAVVFAAGPGQARRAIPVGREYLFYSAALLCLTGLLGVTITGDVFNVFVFMEISSLSSYILIALGRERRALMAAFSYLVMGTIGATFLLIGIGLMYQMTGTLNMVDMAVRLQAVSETRTVLVAVAFVVVGISTKLAVFPLHQWLPNAYSEAPPIVSAFLAATATKVAYYLLIRFSLGLFGAALVFDRIGIDTLLMPLSVLAMFVGSIAAIYQTDFKRLLAYSSIAQIGYMTLGLSLATEAGVAAGLIHLFNHALMKGALFLVAACVTWRMGATKIAMMRGLGQRMPLTMAALVASGLALVGVPGTAGFVSKWALVSAALEQDQLFLAFLIMASSVLAVVYIWRLVEVAYFAEPDGEVERREAPLRLLIPTWILAGMTIWFGLFSDFSVDVAEAAARQLFLGLGGGV from the coding sequence ATGGGGGCGCCGCTCTGCTTCCTGCTGCGGAAGGAGGCCCTGGCCTCGGCCTTCACGGTCGCGATCAGCTTCGCCTGCCTGGGGATCTCCTTCGGCCTCCTCGAGCAGACGATGGACGGACAGATTCTCGTCTACGAGTTCGGTGGCTGGCCCCGGCCCTTCGGGATCGAGTACCGGATCGACATCACGAACGCGTTCGTGCTGGTCGTGGTCTCCCTCGTCGCGGCGGTCGTCTTCGCGGCGGGCCCCGGCCAGGCGCGCCGCGCGATCCCGGTCGGTCGCGAGTACCTCTTCTACTCGGCCGCGTTGCTCTGCCTGACCGGCCTGCTCGGCGTGACGATCACCGGCGACGTCTTCAACGTCTTCGTCTTCATGGAGATCTCGTCGCTCTCCTCCTACATCCTGATCGCCCTCGGCCGGGAGCGCCGCGCGCTGATGGCGGCCTTCTCGTACCTCGTGATGGGGACGATCGGCGCGACCTTCCTCCTGATCGGCATCGGGCTGATGTACCAGATGACGGGGACGCTCAACATGGTCGACATGGCCGTGCGCCTCCAGGCGGTGAGCGAGACCCGGACGGTCCTGGTCGCCGTCGCCTTCGTCGTCGTCGGGATCAGCACGAAGCTCGCCGTCTTCCCGCTCCATCAGTGGCTGCCCAACGCCTACAGCGAGGCGCCGCCGATCGTCTCCGCGTTCCTGGCGGCGACGGCGACCAAGGTCGCCTACTACCTCTTGATCCGGTTCTCGTTGGGCCTCTTCGGTGCTGCCCTGGTCTTCGATCGGATCGGGATCGACACGTTGCTCATGCCGCTTTCGGTCCTCGCGATGTTCGTCGGGTCGATCGCCGCGATCTACCAGACCGACTTCAAGCGGCTGCTGGCCTACTCGTCGATCGCGCAGATCGGGTACATGACCCTCGGCCTCTCCCTCGCCACGGAAGCGGGCGTCGCGGCCGGCCTCATCCACCTGTTCAACCACGCGCTCATGAAGGGCGCGCTCTTTCTCGTCGCCGCCTGTGTGACCTGGCGGATGGGCGCGACGAAGATCGCGATGATGCGTGGTCTGGGGCAGCGGATGCCCCTCACGATGGCGGCGCTCGTCGCATCGGGGCTCGCATTGGTCGGCGTGCCGGGGACGGCGGGCTTCGTGAGCAAGTGGGCGCTGGTCTCGGCGGCGCTCGAGCAGGACCAGCTCTTCCTGGCCTTCCTGATCATGGCCAGCTCGGTGCTCGCGGTCGTCTACATCTGGCGGCTCGTCGAGGTCGCCTACTTCGCGGAGCCCGATGGCGAGGTCGAGCGACGCGAGGCGCCGCTCCGCCTGCTGATCCCGACCTGGATCCTGGCGGGCATGACGATCTGGTTCGGGCTCTTCTCGGACTTCTCGGTCGACGTCGCCGAAGCCGCGGCCAGACAGCTCTTCCTCGGGCTCGGTGGGGGCGTCTAG
- a CDS encoding monovalent cation/H+ antiporter complex subunit F, whose product MVAVLATMLLAVIRAFLGPTVFDRVLAANMVGTKTVLLIAVGGFLTGRPEWLDLAILYALMNFTGMIALLRFSKFANLASDEQLK is encoded by the coding sequence ATGGTCGCCGTGCTGGCGACGATGCTCCTCGCGGTGATCCGGGCGTTCCTCGGCCCGACGGTCTTCGATCGCGTGCTCGCCGCGAACATGGTCGGCACGAAGACCGTGCTCCTGATCGCCGTCGGGGGCTTCCTCACCGGTCGCCCCGAGTGGCTCGATCTCGCGATCCTCTACGCGCTCATGAACTTCACCGGGATGATCGCGCTCCTCCGCTTCAGCAAGTTCGCGAATCTCGCGAGCGACGAGCAGCTCAAGTAA
- a CDS encoding LLM class F420-dependent oxidoreductase: MALKFSIQLPTDRVDAVDQFGTADAIAEIAQAIERAGFDAAFVTEHPFPSDEWLGSGGHHALDPFVSLAIAAGATSTLRLHTNLLVLSYRNPFLTAKAIASLDAASGGRVIMGVGAGYLEGEFAALGADFANRNDVTDDAIVAMKAAWTGDSVAMKGAGFEATGNTMQPPPVQQPHPPIWIGGNSPRARRRVVDFAQGWSPMPLPAAGTQRTRTSAIENVDDLAQAIGKMNEYAAKQGRTEPIDVNFVPFGLHMNTRKLPDDDAIREQFGALEDAGVTWVTLGFPPGDRAEYLDHVARFGEVFASQS, from the coding sequence ATGGCCCTCAAGTTCTCGATCCAGCTCCCCACCGACCGTGTCGACGCCGTCGACCAGTTCGGGACGGCCGATGCCATCGCGGAGATCGCGCAGGCGATCGAGCGCGCGGGCTTCGATGCGGCCTTCGTCACGGAACATCCCTTTCCGAGCGACGAATGGCTCGGCTCGGGCGGGCACCACGCTCTCGACCCCTTCGTTTCGCTCGCGATCGCGGCGGGGGCGACCTCGACCCTGCGGCTCCACACGAATCTGCTCGTTCTCTCGTATCGCAACCCTTTCTTGACCGCGAAGGCGATCGCGAGCCTGGATGCCGCCTCGGGCGGCCGGGTGATCATGGGCGTCGGCGCGGGCTACCTCGAAGGCGAGTTCGCGGCCCTCGGCGCCGACTTCGCGAACCGCAACGACGTGACCGACGACGCGATCGTCGCCATGAAGGCGGCCTGGACGGGGGACTCGGTGGCGATGAAGGGCGCGGGCTTCGAGGCCACGGGCAATACGATGCAGCCGCCGCCGGTCCAGCAGCCGCATCCGCCGATCTGGATCGGCGGGAACAGCCCGCGCGCCCGGCGACGCGTGGTCGACTTCGCGCAGGGGTGGAGCCCGATGCCGCTGCCCGCGGCGGGCACCCAGCGGACCCGGACGAGCGCCATCGAGAACGTCGACGATCTCGCCCAGGCGATCGGGAAGATGAACGAGTACGCGGCGAAGCAGGGTCGAACCGAGCCGATCGACGTCAACTTCGTCCCCTTCGGGCTGCACATGAACACGCGCAAGCTGCCCGACGACGACGCGATCCGCGAGCAGTTCGGGGCGCTCGAGGACGCCGGCGTCACCTGGGTCACCCTCGGCTTCCCGCCCGGCGATCGCGCCGAGTACCTCGACCACGTGGCGCGCTTCGGCGAGGTCTTCGCGTCGCAGAGCTAG
- a CDS encoding Na(+)/H(+) antiporter subunit B produces the protein MRETIILRIVGKALVPFILLFALYVQFHGDYGPGGGFQAGVIFAAGLILHALIFGLDSLREKVPPIVVEVGIALGALLYAGVGVVSMLMGGEFLHYGMLDTHDMAHGQHLGILLVELGVGITVTFVMVAIFYAFAGRSRQ, from the coding sequence GTGCGCGAGACGATCATCCTGCGGATCGTCGGCAAGGCGCTCGTTCCCTTCATCCTGCTCTTCGCCCTCTACGTCCAGTTCCACGGTGACTACGGGCCGGGGGGCGGCTTCCAGGCGGGCGTGATCTTCGCCGCGGGGCTGATCCTCCACGCGTTGATCTTCGGTCTCGATTCGCTGCGCGAGAAGGTGCCGCCGATCGTGGTCGAGGTCGGGATCGCCCTCGGCGCACTCCTCTATGCGGGCGTCGGCGTCGTGTCCATGCTGATGGGCGGCGAGTTCCTCCACTACGGGATGCTCGACACCCACGACATGGCCCACGGCCAGCACCTGGGGATCCTGCTCGTCGAGCTCGGCGTGGGGATCACGGTGACCTTCGTGATGGTCGCGATCTTCTACGCGTTCGCCGGGAGGTCGCGACAGTGA
- a CDS encoding TIGR03084 family metal-binding protein: MLPIAQDFRDEVADLHAFYSTIEAADWERETRFMDWTPWDVVAHLHFFDDVSLHCTHGEEGFAPKRKELNGMMGSGKSMKELQREALGHLSADALLAKWRETAFALADELGELDPKARLPWFGPDMGASMFTTARFMETWAHAQAIYDLVGAERTHTDRIRNIVAIGYRTFGWTFVNRKLDPPGSPPLLRLTAPSGALWEYGDPAEASPGETIEGTALDFCLTVTQVRNVKDTALDVQGDVANAWMEIAQCFAGPPVDPPPPGHRVSG, encoded by the coding sequence ATGTTGCCCATCGCGCAGGACTTTCGGGACGAGGTCGCGGACCTCCATGCCTTCTATTCGACGATCGAGGCCGCCGACTGGGAGCGCGAGACGCGCTTCATGGACTGGACACCCTGGGACGTCGTGGCTCATCTCCACTTCTTCGACGACGTGTCGCTCCATTGCACACACGGCGAGGAGGGCTTCGCTCCGAAGCGCAAGGAGCTGAACGGCATGATGGGCTCGGGCAAGTCGATGAAGGAGCTCCAGCGCGAAGCCCTCGGGCATCTCTCCGCCGACGCGCTGCTCGCGAAGTGGCGGGAGACCGCTTTCGCCCTCGCCGACGAGCTCGGGGAGCTCGACCCGAAGGCGAGGCTCCCCTGGTTCGGCCCCGACATGGGCGCCTCGATGTTCACGACCGCGCGCTTCATGGAGACCTGGGCCCACGCCCAGGCGATCTACGACCTCGTCGGCGCCGAACGGACCCACACGGATCGGATCCGGAACATCGTCGCGATCGGCTACCGCACCTTCGGTTGGACGTTCGTCAATCGGAAGCTGGATCCGCCGGGTTCGCCGCCGCTCCTGCGGCTGACCGCGCCTTCCGGTGCGCTCTGGGAGTATGGAGACCCCGCCGAGGCGAGCCCCGGGGAGACGATCGAAGGAACCGCCCTCGACTTCTGTCTCACCGTGACCCAGGTCCGGAACGTGAAGGACACCGCCCTCGACGTGCAGGGCGACGTGGCGAACGCGTGGATGGAGATCGCGCAGTGCTTCGCCGGTCCGCCCGTCGATCCGCCGCCGCCGGGCCACCGGGTCTCCGGCTAG
- a CDS encoding cation:proton antiporter subunit C, with amino-acid sequence MMIGLYIAISRGNLVKKIMGINIFQASVILLYVSMGKVAGGTAPILIDGRSEIVYSNPVPHVLMLTAIVVGVASTALGLALVVRIKEAYETVEEDEIVALDRAEDAKDLATEAREEAGKAASEGGVA; translated from the coding sequence ATGATGATCGGTCTCTACATCGCGATCTCCCGCGGCAACCTCGTCAAGAAGATCATGGGAATCAACATCTTCCAGGCGAGCGTGATCCTGCTCTACGTTTCGATGGGGAAGGTGGCCGGCGGAACCGCGCCGATCCTGATCGATGGACGTTCCGAGATCGTCTACTCCAACCCGGTGCCGCACGTGCTCATGCTGACGGCGATCGTCGTCGGCGTGGCGAGCACCGCCCTGGGTCTCGCTCTCGTCGTGCGGATCAAGGAGGCCTACGAGACCGTCGAGGAGGACGAGATCGTGGCCCTCGACCGCGCCGAGGACGCGAAGGACCTCGCGACGGAAGCCCGGGAAGAAGCGGGCAAGGCCGCCTCAGAGGGAGGCGTCGCGTGA